A genomic segment from Mucilaginibacter terrenus encodes:
- a CDS encoding DUF5683 domain-containing protein: MLKQLFAVLFFCGMVSLAMAQNPDTLAKRKDTTSVVKRDTAVRSSFAPKIKKEKVYHPDSTHIPSLAVKRSLFIPGWGQVYNRKYWKVPLIYTGLGLFGAAIVYNQKYHKQFLALAKIAKTAEVPAPGTTLYPLYVKYKAEYELYSKVGYQALADASDGYLRNRDLSILGALAFWGIQTIDAYIDAKFISSYTVDNDLSMRVAPGLINGPTYASNFGSYIPGIKITFTLK; this comes from the coding sequence ATGCTTAAACAACTGTTTGCTGTTTTATTTTTTTGCGGGATGGTATCGCTGGCAATGGCACAGAACCCCGATACGCTTGCAAAACGTAAGGATACAACATCAGTTGTTAAGCGCGATACTGCCGTACGCAGCTCCTTTGCTCCTAAAATAAAAAAGGAAAAGGTTTACCACCCCGATAGCACCCACATACCCAGTCTGGCCGTTAAACGCTCGTTGTTTATACCGGGCTGGGGACAGGTTTACAACCGTAAATACTGGAAAGTACCACTTATTTATACCGGCTTGGGCTTGTTTGGCGCTGCTATTGTTTACAACCAAAAGTACCACAAGCAGTTTTTGGCGCTTGCTAAAATTGCCAAAACCGCTGAGGTGCCTGCGCCCGGCACCACGCTTTACCCACTGTATGTAAAATATAAAGCCGAATACGAGCTATACTCCAAGGTTGGTTACCAGGCACTGGCCGATGCATCTGACGGGTACCTGCGCAACCGCGACCTCAGCATACTGGGCGCCCTGGCTTTTTGGGGCATACAGACTATTGACGCCTATATTGATGCGAAGTTCATCAGTTCCTATACGGTTGACAACGACCTCTCCATGCGCGTTGCACCGGGCCTTATAAACGGGCCTACTTACGCCTCAAATTTTGGCAGTTATATTCCGGGGATAAAAATTACCTTTACGCTAAAATAA
- a CDS encoding DUF3857 domain-containing protein — translation MKRFYLLLFLLYSSGITLYAQKAAFGQIDTADLKLTSCSFEKNASAMVLFNTAKASYTKYDGIDMEVHRRVKVFNEQGTVTANVKLQYYSGGHNEDIKNIQVISLNLVDGKIAITPLDPKLIYVQKVDKTQKQVVFTAPAVKAGSVIDIKYTWHTSLSYNFPSWLFQELIPTRYSEYQAEVKYGYSFNVIKKSTQPFVTDTAYLVKEQRLKRHVYAMSNIPGFKLEAYMGSVEDNLQGVYFKPAQSEMDWNMIGLRLLLTTDFGGQWNLPLKGEKDIINEAKVLKTDEDKIAYIFNTVKNTVRWNETDLAYSEKGIPAAWALHTGNSTEINLMLYRLLMQSGVKPTLLMLGTRDHGEIEFNNPSFDRLNKTVVRVPIDSLQYYVLDASGKYNTYNSTPYDLLGINMLTIDPDKKDFQIVKLKTALPSTEIVLVDASLNPTGKMDGSVQVASSNYKRISKLEVYDKIGEKKYLEAIKDDNNNLQLSDFKFSNLEADTLPLREDFNFKLELTGSDDNYIYFSPNLFTGIGANPFLSESRLADVDFIFPSTYSINGNYKLPVGFKIDALPKSTILSMPDQSVTFKRTTGENNGAVVIHYVIIFRKTKYTRDEYPALRQFFKTMYEMLNEQVVLKKG, via the coding sequence TTGAAACGTTTTTACTTACTGTTGTTCCTGCTGTACAGTTCCGGCATAACACTTTATGCCCAAAAAGCCGCTTTTGGCCAAATTGATACCGCCGACCTGAAACTAACCTCATGCAGTTTTGAAAAGAATGCCAGCGCTATGGTATTGTTTAACACCGCCAAAGCAAGTTATACCAAATATGATGGCATTGATATGGAGGTACACCGCCGCGTAAAGGTGTTTAACGAACAAGGCACTGTAACGGCTAACGTTAAGTTGCAGTACTACAGCGGCGGCCATAATGAGGATATAAAGAACATACAAGTAATATCCCTAAACCTTGTAGACGGTAAAATTGCGATAACGCCGCTTGATCCCAAACTTATCTACGTGCAAAAAGTGGATAAAACACAAAAACAGGTGGTGTTTACTGCGCCTGCTGTAAAGGCCGGCTCTGTAATAGACATTAAGTATACGTGGCATACATCGTTGTCATACAACTTTCCCTCCTGGCTTTTTCAGGAACTGATTCCCACGCGTTACAGCGAGTACCAGGCCGAAGTTAAGTATGGCTATAGTTTTAATGTTATTAAAAAAAGCACACAGCCTTTTGTAACAGACACTGCTTACCTGGTAAAAGAGCAGCGCCTGAAGAGACACGTTTACGCAATGTCTAATATACCCGGGTTTAAGTTAGAAGCCTATATGGGTTCTGTTGAAGATAACTTGCAAGGTGTATATTTTAAACCGGCTCAATCTGAGATGGATTGGAACATGATTGGTTTAAGGTTATTATTAACCACGGATTTTGGTGGACAGTGGAACTTACCCTTAAAAGGCGAAAAAGATATCATAAACGAAGCCAAAGTTTTAAAAACAGATGAAGATAAAATTGCCTACATCTTTAACACGGTTAAAAACACTGTAAGGTGGAATGAAACCGATCTTGCTTATTCAGAAAAAGGAATTCCTGCAGCATGGGCTTTACATACCGGGAATTCTACTGAAATAAATTTGATGCTGTACCGGTTGCTTATGCAAAGCGGAGTTAAGCCAACACTGCTGATGCTAGGCACCCGCGACCATGGTGAGATTGAATTTAATAACCCGAGTTTTGACAGGCTGAATAAAACGGTGGTAAGGGTACCGATAGATTCGTTGCAGTATTATGTGTTAGACGCGAGCGGCAAGTATAATACCTATAACAGCACTCCTTATGATTTGCTTGGTATTAACATGCTTACAATAGATCCGGACAAGAAGGACTTTCAAATAGTAAAACTAAAAACCGCTTTACCATCAACAGAGATAGTATTGGTAGATGCATCATTAAATCCAACAGGTAAAATGGATGGCAGTGTACAGGTAGCCAGTTCTAATTACAAGCGGATAAGCAAGCTGGAAGTTTATGATAAAATTGGCGAAAAGAAATATTTAGAAGCCATTAAAGATGACAACAATAACCTGCAGCTAAGCGACTTTAAATTTAGCAACCTGGAGGCAGACACCTTGCCGCTAAGAGAGGACTTTAACTTTAAGCTGGAACTTACGGGCAGTGATGACAACTATATATACTTTAGCCCTAACCTTTTTACCGGGATTGGTGCAAATCCATTTCTAAGTGAATCCAGGCTGGCAGATGTAGATTTTATATTTCCATCTACTTATTCTATAAACGGCAATTACAAGCTTCCTGTGGGCTTTAAAATAGATGCTTTACCAAAATCAACTATCTTATCAATGCCTGACCAAAGCGTAACTTTTAAACGTACAACCGGCGAAAACAATGGTGCAGTAGTAATACACTATGTAATTATCTTTAGAAAAACGAAATATACCCGCGATGAATATCCCGCTTTGCGCCAGTTTTTCAAGACCATGTATGAAATGCTTAACGAACAGGTAGTACTTAAGAAAGGGTAA
- a CDS encoding ParA family protein: MSKIIALANQKGGVGKTTSSINLAASLAVLEYKTLLVDADPQANSTSGIGFDPRNIKNSIYECIINDIDVREAIQKTDTPNLDLLPAHIDLVGAEIEMINLASREFKMKAVLDSVRDQYDFIIIDCSPSLGLITINALTAADSVIIPVQCEYFALEGLGKLLNTIKIVQTRLNTTLAIEGILLTMYDVRLRLSNQVVDEVKTHFEDMVFDTIIQRNTRLSEAPSFGISVIMHDANCKGAVNYLNLAREIIKKNGLVKDEELATTVTA, from the coding sequence ATGAGTAAAATTATTGCTTTAGCCAATCAAAAAGGTGGCGTCGGGAAAACAACATCGTCTATAAACCTGGCTGCAAGTTTGGCCGTGCTTGAATATAAAACCTTGTTAGTTGATGCCGACCCTCAGGCCAATTCTACATCAGGTATAGGTTTCGATCCCCGCAATATTAAGAACAGTATATACGAGTGCATCATTAATGACATTGATGTACGTGAGGCTATACAAAAGACAGATACCCCCAACCTCGACCTTCTGCCTGCTCATATTGACCTGGTAGGTGCCGAGATTGAAATGATAAACCTTGCCAGCCGCGAGTTTAAAATGAAAGCCGTGCTGGATAGTGTTCGCGATCAGTACGACTTTATTATAATTGACTGCTCTCCGTCATTGGGCTTGATTACCATTAACGCTCTTACTGCTGCGGATTCTGTTATTATACCGGTACAGTGCGAGTACTTCGCGCTTGAAGGTTTAGGCAAATTGCTTAACACCATCAAAATTGTGCAAACGCGTCTTAACACTACTTTAGCTATAGAAGGCATTTTGCTTACCATGTATGATGTTCGCCTACGCCTATCTAACCAGGTAGTTGATGAGGTTAAAACACACTTTGAGGATATGGTTTTTGATACCATTATCCAACGCAATACACGTTTAAGCGAAGCGCCAAGTTTTGGTATATCTGTAATTATGCACGATGCTAATTGTAAAGGCGCTGTTAATTACCTTAACCTTGCCCGCGAGATTATTAAGAAAAACGGCCTTGTTAAAGACGAAGAACTGGCAACTACTGTAACCGCCTAA
- the dapB gene encoding 4-hydroxy-tetrahydrodipicolinate reductase, producing the protein MKIALLGYGKMGKIIEQIALSRQHEIVLKISSNNLHELTKENLQLADAVIEFSTPGTVLDNITACLDADVPVVVGTTGWHNMLGTIKEKCLSGNHSLLYGTNFSVGVNIFFHVNKVLARLMNKYPYYEVQVEEIHHTQKLDSPSGTAITIAEGITENLERKAGWINILTGGETADDSNIPADQLLIESHRIESVPGTHTVIYDSEVDSIEFKHTAHNRNGFALGAVLAAEWLHDKKGFYPVEDMFNFN; encoded by the coding sequence ATGAAGATCGCATTATTAGGCTACGGCAAAATGGGCAAAATTATTGAACAGATTGCCCTTAGCCGCCAACACGAGATCGTACTGAAAATTAGCAGCAACAACCTGCACGAGCTTACAAAAGAAAACCTGCAACTTGCGGATGCTGTGATCGAATTCAGTACCCCGGGTACTGTTCTGGACAATATAACTGCCTGCCTTGATGCCGATGTACCTGTTGTAGTCGGCACTACCGGCTGGCATAACATGCTTGGTACCATTAAAGAAAAATGCCTTTCAGGAAACCACTCGCTTTTATACGGCACCAACTTCAGCGTAGGCGTAAATATCTTTTTTCACGTAAACAAGGTACTGGCCAGGTTGATGAATAAGTACCCGTACTATGAGGTGCAGGTAGAAGAGATACACCATACGCAAAAGCTTGATTCGCCAAGCGGAACCGCGATAACAATAGCAGAAGGCATTACCGAAAACCTGGAGCGTAAAGCAGGCTGGATAAATATTCTTACAGGCGGCGAAACTGCTGATGACAGCAACATCCCGGCAGACCAGCTATTAATTGAAAGCCACCGGATAGAAAGTGTGCCCGGCACGCATACTGTTATATACGACTCGGAAGTTGATAGTATAGAGTTTAAACACACCGCACATAACCGCAATGGTTTTGCCCTTGGTGCTGTACTGGCTGCAGAATGGCTGCACGATAAAAAAGGCTTCTACCCGGTAGAAGATATGTTCAATTTCAACTAA
- the lepB gene encoding signal peptidase I, with the protein MNWKFWSKKDKENKKKKSAAREWTDAIIFAVVAATLIRTLFIEAYTIPTPSMERSLLVGDFLFVSKVNYGARTPMTPISFPFAHHTMPIIGTKAYWDGVKLPYYRLPGFSEIKKGDVVVFNYPMEADSPYYRPVDKRENYIKRCQGAPGDTLALLNAQVYVNGKPAPNPPGEQTDYSITTNGTDLNPEVYDELQVSNYENIPYPTMTKASAAKLKSFSNVKSITPNIKPRGYADPLNPVFPAAYPKYKLNPANKDFKWNVDNYGPIIIPKKGWTVKLDSLTLPIYGRAIEVYEGNKLEIKNNEVFINGAKADSYTFKMNYYWMMGDNRHDSADSRYWGFVPEDHVVGKALFIWMSWDDNGSFFSKIRWSRIFRGVN; encoded by the coding sequence ATGAACTGGAAATTCTGGAGCAAAAAGGATAAAGAAAACAAAAAGAAGAAAAGCGCCGCCCGCGAGTGGACGGATGCTATAATTTTTGCCGTTGTTGCCGCTACGCTTATACGTACCCTGTTTATAGAAGCCTATACCATACCTACCCCATCTATGGAGCGGTCGTTACTGGTGGGCGATTTTCTGTTTGTAAGCAAGGTTAATTATGGGGCACGCACACCAATGACACCTATATCCTTCCCGTTTGCGCACCACACAATGCCCATTATTGGTACCAAGGCTTATTGGGATGGCGTGAAACTACCTTATTACCGCCTGCCTGGTTTCAGCGAAATTAAAAAGGGCGATGTGGTTGTATTTAATTATCCCATGGAGGCCGACTCGCCCTACTACCGTCCCGTTGATAAACGCGAGAACTATATCAAACGCTGCCAGGGCGCGCCCGGTGATACACTTGCGCTTTTGAACGCGCAGGTATATGTTAACGGCAAACCTGCTCCAAACCCGCCGGGCGAACAAACCGATTATAGTATTACTACAAACGGTACCGACCTTAACCCTGAGGTATACGACGAGTTGCAGGTATCCAACTACGAGAACATCCCTTACCCAACAATGACCAAGGCTTCTGCCGCTAAGTTAAAGTCGTTCTCAAACGTAAAATCTATAACTCCAAACATTAAGCCGCGTGGCTACGCCGATCCGCTTAATCCGGTATTCCCCGCTGCATACCCAAAATACAAGCTTAATCCTGCTAATAAGGACTTTAAATGGAACGTGGATAACTACGGGCCTATAATCATCCCTAAAAAAGGCTGGACAGTTAAGCTGGATAGCCTTACGCTGCCGATTTACGGACGTGCTATTGAGGTATACGAGGGTAATAAGCTGGAGATAAAAAACAATGAGGTATTTATAAACGGTGCCAAAGCCGACAGCTATACTTTTAAAATGAACTACTACTGGATGATGGGTGATAACCGCCACGATTCTGCCGACTCACGCTACTGGGGCTTTGTTCCGGAAGATCATGTGGTGGGCAAGGCGCTGTTCATATGGATGAGCTGGGACGATAACGGATCATTCTTTAGCAAAATACGCTGGAGCCGCATATTCAGGGGCGTAAATTAA
- a CDS encoding penicillin acylase family protein, producing MPFTKKWLVLIIISLPFTVIAQKFTSQEIIRYKKQAEAVNIIRDNYGTPHIYARSDAGVVFGLMYTQCEENFKGIERNYLYQLGRQSEADGEGVLYTDLQLQMIADSADAIKDYNASNPAFKKLLDAFADGVNYYLYKHPEVKPLVFKKFKPWFALMFTDGSVAATETGDISPKETQAFYNDGGNNTGVLSNPYSLTHANRDREIGSNGFAISPKRSATGHAMLYINPHVPFYFRSEVGLESEEGLHAYGAVTWGQFFVYQGFNQHCGWMHTSSYADVGDVYMEKVQKQDGKWFYEYDGKLMPVTERKLELSFKNGNQLQHKTITAYYTHHGPVLAARNGKWLALRHNNRSYKALLESWLITKANTFGQYKQAMSLLANTSNNTVYADDQGNTAFWYGDFMPRRDKGIDWNVPVDGTTSATEWKGLHPLNELVQVINPSTGFIQNCNSSIFSSAGSASPDRSKFPRYMAPDDENYRGINAERLFSGTEKLTIDGLIAKGYDHYLSAFDDMLPALFSAYDKAPDSLKTKLAEPVALLNNWDKRSAANSVATTLAVEWGTLLMRNMSPPAPGESSFQVKRVREMLKTISPELQLTLLSKVMSDLQNRYGNWKMQWGDINRYQRPADGITFDDKQASLPVWLTASNFGQLPSFQSKIMPGTQKRYGFSGNSFIAAVEFGPTVKAKSIITGGHSFDAASPNFTDQAKGYLDGKFKDVLFYKQDVLKHAVKTYHPGF from the coding sequence ATGCCGTTTACCAAAAAGTGGTTAGTTCTCATAATAATTTCTCTGCCTTTTACAGTCATAGCCCAAAAATTTACTTCGCAGGAGATCATTCGCTATAAAAAGCAGGCGGAGGCGGTAAATATTATACGCGATAATTACGGAACACCCCATATTTATGCTAGAAGCGATGCGGGCGTGGTGTTTGGGCTGATGTACACGCAATGTGAGGAAAACTTTAAAGGCATCGAACGTAATTACTTGTATCAGCTTGGGCGGCAAAGCGAAGCAGATGGCGAAGGGGTGCTGTACACCGATCTGCAACTGCAAATGATAGCGGATAGTGCAGATGCAATAAAGGACTATAATGCCAGTAACCCTGCATTTAAAAAATTGCTGGATGCCTTTGCCGATGGCGTGAATTATTACCTGTATAAACATCCGGAAGTAAAACCGCTTGTATTTAAGAAGTTTAAACCATGGTTTGCCCTGATGTTTACCGACGGGAGCGTGGCTGCTACAGAAACCGGGGATATATCTCCAAAAGAAACACAAGCATTTTATAATGATGGCGGCAACAACACCGGAGTTTTAAGTAATCCGTACAGCTTAACACATGCAAACCGCGATCGCGAAATAGGTTCTAATGGTTTTGCTATATCTCCTAAGCGTTCGGCAACCGGGCATGCCATGCTGTACATTAACCCGCATGTGCCGTTTTATTTCCGCAGCGAAGTAGGTTTGGAGAGTGAGGAAGGCTTGCATGCCTATGGCGCGGTCACCTGGGGACAGTTCTTTGTTTACCAGGGTTTTAACCAGCATTGCGGTTGGATGCACACCAGCAGCTATGCAGATGTTGGGGATGTTTACATGGAGAAAGTGCAAAAGCAGGATGGCAAGTGGTTTTACGAGTATGACGGAAAACTAATGCCCGTAACAGAAAGAAAGCTCGAGCTAAGTTTCAAAAATGGCAATCAGCTTCAGCATAAAACAATAACAGCCTATTACACGCACCACGGGCCTGTGCTTGCCGCGCGAAATGGTAAGTGGCTGGCGCTGCGGCATAATAACCGGTCGTACAAAGCACTGCTCGAGTCGTGGCTCATCACTAAAGCCAATACGTTCGGCCAGTACAAACAGGCCATGTCGCTGCTGGCAAATACCAGTAACAACACCGTTTATGCTGATGACCAGGGGAATACTGCCTTTTGGTACGGAGACTTTATGCCACGCAGGGATAAGGGTATCGATTGGAATGTTCCGGTAGATGGAACCACATCAGCTACCGAATGGAAAGGCTTGCACCCGTTAAATGAGTTGGTGCAGGTAATTAATCCTTCTACAGGGTTTATACAAAATTGCAATTCGTCAATATTCAGTTCGGCCGGTAGCGCCAGTCCCGACAGATCAAAGTTCCCGAGATACATGGCACCCGATGATGAGAACTACCGCGGCATTAACGCGGAAAGGCTGTTCAGCGGAACCGAAAAGCTAACAATTGATGGCTTAATTGCAAAAGGCTACGACCATTACCTGAGTGCCTTTGACGATATGCTGCCTGCCCTGTTCAGCGCGTATGACAAAGCTCCTGATAGCTTAAAAACAAAGCTGGCGGAGCCAGTTGCTTTGCTAAATAACTGGGACAAACGTAGTGCTGCCAATTCGGTAGCAACTACTCTGGCTGTGGAGTGGGGTACTTTATTAATGCGTAACATGTCACCACCCGCACCCGGCGAGAGCAGCTTCCAGGTAAAGCGGGTTAGGGAGATGCTAAAAACCATCTCGCCCGAATTACAGCTGACCTTACTAAGCAAAGTAATGTCTGATTTGCAAAACAGGTACGGAAACTGGAAGATGCAGTGGGGCGATATCAACCGGTATCAGCGCCCGGCAGACGGTATCACGTTTGATGATAAACAAGCCAGCTTGCCGGTTTGGCTAACTGCATCAAACTTCGGGCAATTGCCTTCGTTTCAAAGTAAAATCATGCCCGGCACCCAAAAGCGCTATGGCTTTTCCGGCAATAGCTTTATTGCGGCCGTGGAGTTTGGTCCAACTGTAAAAGCAAAGAGCATTATCACGGGCGGCCATTCGTTTGATGCAGCCTCGCCAAACTTTACCGACCAGGCAAAGGGATATCTTGACGGGAAGTTTAAAGATGTACTGTTCTATAAGCAAGATGTGCTTAAGCACGCGGTGAAAACCTATCATCCCGGATTTTAA
- a CDS encoding ParB/RepB/Spo0J family partition protein — protein MSAEKRNALGKGLSALLNDSASVMPNKNNNTGGQLSESSALGSIGEVKLSEIEVNPFQPRTEFDEQALSDLAASIKLQGLIQPITVRRINAHKYQLISGERRLRASKLAGLVQIPAYIRTANDQQMLEMALIENIQREDLNAIEVALSFQRMIDELKLKQEELGGRVSKNRSTVTNYLRLLKLPPTIQISLRDGEISMGHAKALLSVDNPATQLYIHQKIVKEGLSVRKVEELVREIQYAPEKKEGKQPEQLPYRIQKVQDDLASKFSTKVKVKVNAQGNGSIEIPFLSEDDLGRILEMLDW, from the coding sequence ATGAGTGCAGAAAAAAGAAACGCCCTGGGTAAGGGCTTAAGCGCGTTATTGAACGACTCGGCAAGTGTTATGCCGAACAAGAATAATAATACTGGGGGACAGTTATCCGAATCTTCAGCTTTGGGCTCTATAGGCGAAGTTAAGCTGAGCGAGATAGAGGTAAACCCCTTCCAGCCGCGTACAGAGTTCGACGAGCAGGCCCTTTCGGACCTTGCTGCTTCTATAAAGCTACAGGGGTTGATACAACCTATTACCGTACGGCGCATCAACGCGCACAAATACCAGCTCATCTCCGGCGAGCGCAGGCTGCGCGCCAGCAAACTGGCAGGGCTTGTGCAAATACCGGCATACATCCGTACCGCCAATGACCAGCAAATGCTGGAAATGGCGTTGATAGAGAACATACAGCGCGAAGACCTAAACGCCATTGAAGTTGCCCTTAGCTTTCAGCGGATGATAGACGAGCTGAAGCTAAAGCAGGAAGAACTTGGCGGCCGCGTAAGCAAAAACCGTTCTACCGTTACCAACTATTTAAGGTTACTAAAATTGCCGCCGACCATACAGATCTCCCTGCGCGATGGCGAGATCAGCATGGGGCATGCCAAAGCTTTGTTATCTGTAGATAACCCGGCAACACAGCTGTACATACATCAAAAAATAGTTAAAGAAGGGCTGTCTGTACGCAAAGTAGAAGAGCTGGTACGCGAAATACAGTACGCCCCGGAAAAGAAAGAAGGTAAACAACCCGAGCAGCTACCCTACCGCATACAAAAGGTTCAGGATGACCTGGCTTCAAAATTCAGCACTAAGGTTAAGGTAAAAGTTAACGCACAGGGCAATGGATCAATAGAAATACCGTTCCTGTCTGAAGACGACCTTGGCCGTATACTTGAAATGCTGGATTGGTAA
- a CDS encoding NADPH-dependent FMN reductase: MITIISGTNRPNSSTLKLAKYYQRKFAEKGVEARVFPLTDLPDSIVATDLYGKRSKEFEPIQRMVTATEKFLFMIPEYNGSFPGVLKVFIDACDFPTSFYEKKAALVGVSSGKYGNIRGVDHFTGICNYVHLHVMPLKIHIAAINKELDEEGNLFAADTVKFTDEQIDKFIRF; the protein is encoded by the coding sequence ATGATCACCATTATATCAGGTACCAATCGTCCAAATAGTTCAACCCTAAAGCTGGCTAAATATTACCAACGAAAGTTTGCCGAAAAAGGTGTAGAAGCCAGGGTCTTCCCGCTAACCGATCTTCCCGATAGCATTGTTGCCACTGACCTTTATGGTAAGCGTAGCAAAGAGTTTGAACCTATACAGCGGATGGTAACAGCAACGGAAAAGTTCTTGTTTATGATACCTGAATACAATGGCAGTTTCCCCGGCGTATTAAAGGTTTTTATTGACGCGTGTGATTTTCCTACAAGCTTTTATGAGAAGAAGGCAGCATTGGTAGGAGTGTCATCCGGCAAGTATGGCAATATCCGCGGGGTAGACCACTTTACCGGCATCTGTAACTATGTGCACCTGCATGTAATGCCGCTTAAAATTCATATAGCAGCCATAAACAAGGAACTGGATGAAGAGGGGAACCTTTTCGCAGCGGATACGGTAAAGTTTACTGATGAGCAGATAGACAAGTTCATCAGGTTTTAA